One genomic region from Bacillus rossius redtenbacheri isolate Brsri chromosome 6, Brsri_v3, whole genome shotgun sequence encodes:
- the LOC134533224 gene encoding sphingolipid delta(4)-desaturase DES1, whose product MGAHVSRTDFEWSYTEEPHKSRRQEILAKYPQIKKLFGYDPWFKWQVTGLVLIQFFMFYVMKNQSWPMIFLVAYCFGGVINHSLMLAIHELSHNLAFGHARPLANKMLGMFANLPIGFPFAISFKKYHLEHHRYQGDEKLDTDIPTYLEAKLFCTTFGKFCWVALQPFFYALRPVITYPKTPTTLEYINVIIQLSFNTVVYHFFGGKIIVYMIAGSLLAMGLHPVAGHFISEHYMFRKGYETYSYYGCLNWVTFNVGYHNEHHDFPAVPGSKLPEVKRIAPEYYDNLPQHNSWISVLYDFVMDPDIGPYARIKRKHRGLKT is encoded by the coding sequence ATGGGAGCTCATGTCTCGAGGACTGATTTTGAGTGGTCTTACACCGAAGAACCACACAAAAGCCGGCGTCAAGAAATCTTGGCAAAGTATCCCCAAATCAAGAAGTTATTTGGATACGATCCGTGGTTCAAATGGCAAGTCACAGGTTTGGTTTTGATTCAGTTTTTCATGTTTTATGTGATGAAAAATCAAAGTTGGCCAATGATATTTCTTGTTGCATATTGCTTCGGAGGAGTCATCAATCATTCACTAATGCTGGCAATACATGAACTATCACATAATTTAGCATTTGGTCACGCACGGCCATTGGCCAATAAAATGTTGGGTATGTTTGCAAATCTGCCTATAGGATTTCCATTTGCTATTAGTTTCAAGAAGTATCACTTAGAACATCACAGGTATCAAGGAGATGAGAAGTTGGACACTGATATACCAACCTATCTGGAGGCTAAGTTGTTTTGTACAACATTTGGCAAGTTTTGTTGGGTCGCTTTGCAGCCATTTTTCTATGCTTTGAGACCAGTTATCACATATCCTAAAACCCCAACTACACTGGAGTACATAAATGTCATTATACAGCTTTCTTTCAACACAGTGGTATACCACTTTTTTGGGGGTAAAATCATAGTTTACATGATTGCAGGATCTCTGCTTGCTATGGGGCTTCATCCAGTAGCTGGTCATTTTATCTCTGAACACTACATGTTTCGCAAAGGCTATGAAACATACTCATATTATGGTTGTCTAAACTGGGTGACATTCAATGTGGGCTACCACAACGAGCACCACGACTTCCCAGCTGTACCAGGCTCGAAACTCCCTGAAGTGAAACGCATTGCACCGGAGTACTACGACAATTTGCCGCAACACAATTCGTGGATCAGCGTCTTGTATGATTTTGTTATGGATCCGGACATTGGACCATATGCTCGTATCAAAAGGAAACATCGTGGTCTGAAGACATAA